A portion of the Chryseobacterium tructae genome contains these proteins:
- a CDS encoding multicopper oxidase domain-containing protein: protein MFLVLLFSVFTFAQTTKTYYTCPMHPEVVSSKPGDCPKCKMTLVKKTVVVQPKVVAKPTVKPIPKAETKTKLTEINKIKVDVKKPKKAEEAKKINTVRKAEPAKVALKTINQPQVSSPSKPKSQTSITYTCPMHPEVISEKPGKCPKCGMELVEKEKHQHAVVEEPKEEKSVLKRNSENGKITFGGKTVRYDLYVKDTIVNFTGKNRRALAINGKLQAPTLYFTEGDTAEIYLHNMLKENTGLHWHGVILPNEHDGVPYLTTKPVTPGETHLYKFKVSQNGTYWYHSHEALQEQIGMNGILVFKKREGEPRAEYNAEIPVLLGDWSDDDPMQIARRLHMANTDWYAVKKNAVQSYWEAIKSGNFGTKALNEWKRMEAMDVSDVYYDKFLINGAPSSDYSNLKAGDKVRLRVANGGSSTYFWLNYGGGKIKVVGNDGNDVVPVEVDRLIVGVSETYDIEVTIPENKSFEFRATSEDRIGHASLWLGSGEVEAPNLPRLMLFEGMKMMNGMMEMSGNMKPMTMTMGNQMMDMNEVMYPEIPESQRKTTAKHINEMMGVKTKEEKKDEDHSQHAGMDMKEEKTIKRLSYNILKSPEKTILPTDSIRNMKFTLEGNMNHYLWTLDNKTVTETDKILIKKGEILRIKLYNNSMMRHPMHLHGHDFRLINSKGEYSPLKNVVDIMPMETVTIEFAANQDGDWFFHCHILYHMMAGMGRIFSYENSKPNPQLPNRKLAWKNFLQDNKMISSMAMLDVASNKIHAETMTMFGPRWANLNEFHTNWNFDHFEGSAKVGRFLGKFQWALPYAGVRVQKNHEIMERQMAEDMGMDFHGKKTWFGQQKASKSRYAFIVGMQYVLPMLITADASVDHNGKVLLELSREDIPLSRRLRGNFSVNSDGEFSTGVRYIVQKYLSISGNYDNEMGWGAGITLTY, encoded by the coding sequence ATGTTTCTGGTGCTTTTGTTCTCTGTTTTTACGTTCGCACAAACAACGAAGACCTATTATACCTGTCCTATGCATCCCGAAGTGGTCTCTTCAAAACCTGGAGACTGCCCGAAATGTAAAATGACATTGGTAAAGAAAACGGTTGTGGTACAGCCTAAAGTTGTGGCAAAACCAACAGTAAAACCTATCCCTAAAGCAGAGACGAAAACAAAGCTCACAGAAATAAATAAAATAAAGGTTGATGTTAAAAAGCCAAAGAAAGCTGAAGAGGCTAAGAAAATAAATACAGTAAGGAAAGCAGAGCCGGCTAAAGTTGCTTTAAAAACAATCAATCAACCCCAAGTTTCATCTCCATCAAAACCTAAATCCCAGACTTCAATCACTTATACTTGCCCTATGCATCCTGAAGTGATTTCAGAAAAGCCAGGAAAGTGTCCTAAATGTGGAATGGAGCTGGTAGAGAAAGAGAAACATCAGCATGCTGTTGTGGAGGAACCAAAAGAAGAAAAGTCTGTTTTAAAAAGAAATTCTGAGAATGGGAAAATTACTTTTGGAGGAAAAACGGTTCGTTATGATCTGTATGTAAAAGATACTATTGTCAATTTTACAGGGAAAAATAGAAGAGCCCTTGCCATCAACGGCAAGCTTCAGGCACCTACATTGTATTTTACAGAAGGAGATACTGCAGAAATTTACCTGCACAATATGCTTAAAGAAAATACAGGACTTCACTGGCATGGAGTTATTTTACCTAATGAACACGATGGAGTTCCTTATCTTACTACAAAACCTGTAACTCCCGGAGAAACTCATTTATATAAGTTTAAAGTTTCTCAAAACGGAACCTATTGGTATCATTCACATGAAGCATTGCAGGAACAAATAGGAATGAACGGAATTTTGGTCTTTAAAAAGCGAGAAGGAGAACCTAGAGCAGAATATAATGCAGAAATCCCAGTATTATTAGGCGACTGGAGTGATGATGATCCTATGCAGATTGCCAGAAGGCTTCACATGGCCAATACAGATTGGTATGCTGTAAAGAAAAATGCTGTTCAGAGTTATTGGGAAGCGATCAAGTCCGGAAATTTCGGAACAAAAGCTCTGAATGAATGGAAGAGGATGGAAGCCATGGATGTGAGTGATGTTTATTATGATAAATTTTTGATCAACGGGGCTCCCAGCTCAGATTATTCTAATTTAAAAGCTGGAGATAAAGTAAGATTAAGAGTGGCCAACGGAGGTTCTTCTACCTATTTCTGGCTGAATTATGGTGGTGGAAAAATAAAAGTAGTAGGGAATGACGGGAATGATGTAGTTCCCGTAGAAGTAGACCGATTGATTGTCGGAGTTTCGGAAACCTATGATATCGAAGTAACCATTCCTGAAAACAAAAGCTTTGAATTTCGTGCTACTTCTGAAGACAGAATAGGACATGCTTCTCTTTGGCTGGGTTCCGGTGAAGTAGAAGCTCCAAATCTACCGAGACTGATGCTCTTTGAAGGCATGAAAATGATGAACGGAATGATGGAAATGAGTGGGAATATGAAGCCGATGACCATGACGATGGGAAATCAGATGATGGATATGAATGAAGTGATGTATCCGGAAATCCCGGAAAGTCAACGAAAAACGACAGCAAAGCATATCAATGAAATGATGGGAGTGAAGACAAAGGAAGAGAAAAAGGATGAAGACCATTCCCAACATGCCGGAATGGATATGAAGGAGGAGAAAACCATCAAAAGATTGTCTTACAATATTTTAAAATCCCCTGAAAAAACAATTCTTCCTACAGACAGTATCCGCAATATGAAGTTTACTTTGGAAGGAAATATGAACCATTATCTGTGGACGCTGGATAATAAAACGGTTACAGAAACAGATAAAATTCTGATCAAAAAAGGAGAGATCCTGAGAATCAAATTATATAATAACTCCATGATGCGTCACCCAATGCACCTTCACGGGCATGATTTCAGATTGATCAATTCAAAAGGAGAGTATTCGCCATTGAAAAATGTAGTAGACATCATGCCGATGGAAACGGTTACTATTGAGTTTGCAGCCAATCAGGATGGAGACTGGTTTTTCCACTGTCATATTTTATACCATATGATGGCTGGAATGGGAAGAATCTTCAGTTACGAAAATTCAAAACCGAATCCACAGCTTCCTAACAGAAAATTGGCATGGAAAAACTTTCTGCAGGACAATAAAATGATAAGTTCTATGGCGATGCTGGACGTGGCAAGTAATAAGATACATGCAGAAACGATGACGATGTTTGGGCCAAGATGGGCCAACCTGAATGAATTTCATACAAACTGGAACTTCGATCATTTTGAAGGAAGTGCAAAAGTGGGAAGATTTCTAGGAAAATTCCAATGGGCTTTACCTTATGCTGGAGTTAGAGTGCAAAAGAATCATGAGATCATGGAACGCCAGATGGCAGAAGATATGGGAATGGATTTTCATGGTAAGAAAACGTGGTTTGGACAACAGAAAGCTTCAAAAAGCAGATATGCTTTCATTGTCGGGATGCAATATGTATTACCCATGTTGATTACAGCCGATGCCAGTGTAGACCATAACGGAAAAGTCTTATTAGAATTAAGTAGGGAAGATATTCCGCTTTCAAGAAGATTGAGAGGAAATTTCAGTGTGAATTCTGACGGCGAGTTTTCAACAGGAGTAAGGTATATCGTTCAGAAATACCTGTCCATTTCCGGAAATTATGATAATGAGATGGGCTGGGGAGCTGGTATTACCTTAACCTATTAG